Proteins encoded together in one Dermacentor variabilis isolate Ectoservices chromosome 2, ASM5094787v1, whole genome shotgun sequence window:
- the Rala gene encoding ras-like protein A: MSKTKNAQPALHKVIMVGSGGVGKSALTLQFMYDEFVEDYEPTKADSYRKKVILDGEEVQIDILDTAGQEDYAAIRDNYFRSGEGFLCVFSIEEPENFAATTEFREQILRVKGDENIPFILVGNKADMEDSRKVSIEEAQERARQWGVPYVETSAKNRTNVDKVFFDLMREIRNRKKTEKAVSNGPRKKPRPIKKKCTIL; the protein is encoded by the exons ATGTCCAAAACAAAGAATGCCCAGCCTGCGCTGCACAAGGTCATTATGGTGGGCAGCGGAGGCGTTGGCAAGTCGGCACTTACACTTCAATTTATGTATGACGAG TTTGTGGAGGACTATGAGCCAACCAAGGCAGACTCGTACCGCAAGAAAGTCATCCTTGATGGGGAGGAGGTTCAAATCGACATTCTAGACACTGCCGGTCAGGAGGACTATGCTGCCATCCGGGACAATTACTTTCGCTCAGGCGAAGGCTTCCTCTGTGTCTTCAGCATTGAGGAGCCAGAGAACTTTGCTGCCACAACAGAGTTCAG GGAGCAGATTCTGCGGGTGAAAGGGGACGAGAACATACCATTCATCCTTGTGGGGAACAAAGCGGACATGGAGGACAGCCGCAAGGTGTCTATCGAGGAAGCTCAGGAGCGGGCACGCCAGTGGGGTGTGCCCTACGTTGAGACCTCCGCGAAGAACCGCACCAATGTCGACAAG GTTTTCTTTGACCTGATGCGGGAAATTCGTAACCGAAAGAAGACCGAGAAGGCTGTCAGCAACgggccacgcaagaagccgcgCCCCATCAAGAAGAAGTGCACCATACTTTAG